In Ochrobactrum sp. Marseille-Q0166, a single genomic region encodes these proteins:
- the ffh gene encoding signal recognition particle protein codes for MFESLQERLGSILNGLTGRGALSESDVTAALREVRRALIEADVSLEVVRSFTDRVREKAVGAEILKSIKPGQMVVKIVHDELIEMLGTEGVSIDLNAPAPVVIMMVGLQGSGKTTTTGKIAKRLTERQRKKVLMASLDTRRPAAQEQLRQLGIQTSVDTLPIIAGQSPVEIAKRAVQAAKLGGHDVVILDTAGRTHIDEPLMVEMADIRKAANPHEILLVADSLTGQDAVNLARNFDERVGITGIVLTRMDGDGRGGAALSMRAITGKPIKLIATGEKMDALEEFYPKRIADRILGMGDIVSLVEKAAENIDAEKAAAMAKKMQSGKFDLNDLADQLGQMKKLGGMGSIMGMMPGMGGMKDKAAAAGLDDKVFDRQLAIIGSMTKAERANPDLLKHSRKQRIAKGSGTSAADINKLLKMHRQMADMMKVMGKGKGGMMKQMMGGLANKMGLGGLGGGMGGMPDLSKMDPKQLEALAKQAEAAGLTKGGGLPGLPGGGLPGLGGPKLPGLGGLPGLPKKK; via the coding sequence ATGTTTGAATCACTTCAGGAGCGTCTTGGCTCCATTCTGAACGGCCTTACCGGACGCGGCGCTCTTTCTGAAAGCGACGTGACGGCTGCGCTGCGCGAAGTGCGTCGTGCGCTGATCGAAGCCGACGTTTCGCTGGAAGTGGTTCGCTCGTTTACCGACCGCGTTCGAGAGAAGGCAGTCGGCGCAGAAATTCTCAAAAGCATCAAGCCCGGCCAGATGGTCGTTAAGATCGTCCATGACGAGCTTATCGAAATGCTTGGCACCGAAGGCGTTTCGATTGACCTGAACGCACCGGCACCTGTCGTCATTATGATGGTGGGTCTGCAGGGCTCGGGTAAGACGACGACAACCGGCAAGATCGCCAAGCGTCTGACTGAGCGTCAACGCAAAAAGGTGCTGATGGCGTCGCTCGATACGCGTCGTCCAGCAGCACAGGAACAGCTTCGTCAGCTTGGCATTCAAACCTCTGTCGATACATTGCCAATCATCGCTGGCCAGTCGCCGGTTGAAATCGCCAAGCGCGCCGTGCAGGCTGCAAAGCTCGGTGGTCATGATGTGGTTATCCTCGATACCGCTGGTCGCACGCATATTGATGAGCCGCTGATGGTGGAAATGGCGGATATCCGCAAGGCCGCCAATCCGCATGAAATTCTGCTTGTGGCAGACAGCCTCACCGGTCAGGACGCCGTTAATCTCGCGCGCAACTTCGATGAGCGCGTCGGCATTACCGGTATCGTTCTCACCCGTATGGATGGCGATGGCCGTGGCGGTGCAGCTCTTTCGATGCGCGCCATCACCGGCAAGCCGATCAAGCTGATCGCCACCGGCGAAAAAATGGATGCGCTTGAGGAGTTCTATCCCAAGCGTATTGCCGACCGTATTCTTGGCATGGGCGACATTGTTTCGCTCGTCGAGAAGGCTGCTGAAAACATCGACGCGGAAAAAGCCGCAGCGATGGCCAAGAAGATGCAGTCAGGCAAGTTCGATCTCAATGATCTTGCTGACCAGCTGGGCCAGATGAAAAAGCTCGGTGGTATGGGCAGCATCATGGGCATGATGCCCGGCATGGGCGGAATGAAAGACAAGGCTGCAGCAGCCGGTCTTGACGACAAGGTATTTGATCGTCAGCTCGCCATTATAGGCTCGATGACAAAGGCTGAGCGCGCCAATCCCGATCTTCTCAAGCACAGCCGCAAGCAGCGGATTGCCAAGGGTTCCGGTACCAGTGCTGCAGACATCAACAAGCTTCTCAAGATGCACCGCCAGATGGCCGACATGATGAAAGTCATGGGTAAAGGCAAGGGCGGAATGATGAAGCAGATGATGGGCGGCCTTGCCAACAAGATGGGCCTTGGTGGTCTAGGTGGGGGAATGGGCGGTATGCCTGATCTGTCCAAGATGGATCCCAAGCAGCTTGAAGCGCTTGCCAAGCAGGCAGAAGCAGCTGGTCTTACCAAGGGTGGCGGTCTGCCGGGGCTGCCGGGTGGTGGGTTGCCTGGTTTAGGCGGACCTAAGCTTCCGGGCCTTGGTGGTCTGCCGGGTCTACCGAAGAAGAAGTGA
- a CDS encoding chorismate mutase produces MADEQNTVPAELLALRASIDNIDAALIHMLAERFRCTKAVGVLKAERGLAAADPAREKRQVERLRGLAVDAHLDPDFAEKFLNFIVKEVIRHHEHAAANHSGN; encoded by the coding sequence ATGGCTGACGAACAGAACACTGTACCTGCTGAACTTCTCGCACTGCGTGCATCCATCGATAATATCGATGCGGCACTCATCCACATGCTTGCGGAACGTTTTCGCTGCACCAAGGCTGTGGGTGTCCTGAAAGCTGAGCGCGGCCTTGCCGCTGCTGACCCGGCGCGTGAGAAGCGTCAGGTCGAGCGTCTTCGTGGTCTCGCAGTTGATGCCCATCTCGACCCAGATTTTGCCGAAAAATTCCTGAACTTCATCGTGAAGGAAGTCATTCGGCACCATGAGCATGCCGCTGCCAACCACAGCGGAAACTGA
- the rpsP gene encoding 30S ribosomal protein S16: MALKIRLARAGSKKRPYYHVVVADARSPRDGRFIETVGAWNPMLAKDAERVKLDADRIQHWIAQGAQPTDRVLRFLDQAGLAKREARSNLTKGLPGKKAQERLALAKQAEEEAAAKAAEAAAAAAAPAEEAASE; this comes from the coding sequence ATGGCTCTTAAGATTCGTCTCGCCCGCGCTGGCTCCAAGAAGCGTCCTTACTACCACGTTGTTGTTGCTGACGCTCGCAGCCCACGCGACGGCCGTTTCATCGAAACCGTTGGTGCATGGAACCCAATGCTTGCTAAAGACGCTGAACGCGTAAAGCTTGACGCTGACCGCATCCAGCATTGGATTGCACAGGGCGCACAGCCAACCGATCGCGTCCTTCGTTTCCTCGACCAGGCCGGTCTTGCAAAGCGTGAAGCACGCAGCAACCTGACCAAGGGTCTCCCAGGCAAAAAGGCTCAGGAGCGTCTCGCTCTTGCCAAGCAGGCTGAAGAAGAAGCTGCTGCTAAGGCCGCTGAAGCTGCAGCCGCCGCTGCTGCTCCTGCTGAAGAAGCTGCAAGTGAATAA
- a CDS encoding helix-turn-helix domain-containing GNAT family N-acetyltransferase codes for MTLNENQDDISKLRAFNRVYTRRLGLLNAHLDKSPFTLTEARILYEIAHRAMPTAADVMRVLGLDRGQLSRTLRRFAERGLLETSPHPDGGRSRPIELTEAGRKAYSALESNTCKAVGGLLEELRPEQRSNLVAAAGTIMRIFDEDHRPEATLRDLQAGDIGWIIHRQSVLYTKEYGWNHEYEALVARILADYIESFDPTHDGAWVAEIDGRIVGSVFLVRADRPKLGKLRLLYVEQEARGTGIGAKLVNACIERARAVGDEKLTLWTNSVLTTARRLYERAGFQLVDEAPHHSFGVDLIGQTWEMDLK; via the coding sequence ATGACACTCAACGAAAATCAGGACGATATCAGCAAGCTGCGCGCATTCAACCGTGTCTATACACGCCGCTTGGGCTTGCTCAACGCTCATCTCGACAAGAGCCCGTTCACGCTCACCGAAGCGCGCATTCTCTACGAGATTGCCCATCGGGCCATGCCAACTGCTGCAGACGTCATGCGTGTTCTCGGACTTGACCGTGGTCAGCTTAGCAGAACACTGAGGCGATTTGCCGAGCGTGGCTTGCTGGAAACTTCGCCACACCCTGATGGTGGCCGTAGCCGTCCGATTGAACTGACTGAAGCTGGACGAAAGGCCTATTCCGCACTTGAAAGCAACACCTGCAAGGCTGTCGGCGGGCTTCTCGAAGAACTGCGTCCAGAACAACGCAGCAATCTGGTGGCTGCCGCAGGCACCATCATGCGCATATTCGACGAGGATCACCGCCCGGAAGCCACTTTACGCGACTTGCAGGCTGGCGACATCGGCTGGATCATCCACCGGCAATCCGTGCTTTACACCAAAGAATACGGTTGGAATCACGAATATGAAGCACTCGTCGCGCGCATTCTCGCCGACTACATTGAATCCTTTGACCCGACACATGATGGAGCCTGGGTCGCTGAAATCGATGGTCGCATCGTTGGCTCGGTATTTCTGGTGCGCGCAGACCGGCCCAAACTTGGCAAGCTGCGTTTGCTCTATGTTGAGCAGGAAGCACGCGGAACAGGTATCGGTGCGAAGCTGGTAAATGCTTGTATTGAACGCGCCCGCGCAGTCGGTGACGAAAAACTTACATTATGGACAAACAGCGTGCTCACAACAGCCCGACGCCTCTATGAGCGAGCCGGATTCCAGCTTGTCGATGAAGCGCCGCACCATTCATTCGGCGTTGATCTGATCGGGCAGACCTGGGAAATGGATTTGAAATAA
- a CDS encoding LemA family protein gives MSAVTAIRSFPVPASVRRILIALGLVMLVPLLSACGFNTIPTNEEKAKAAWSEVQNQYQRRADLVPNLVETVKGYAAHEKETLQAVIDARAKATQVQITPETLNNPELFKQFQDNQANLTSALSRLMVVVERYPDLKANQNFLALQSQLEGTENRIAVARRDYIEAVRVYNTTIRTMPTMIWTWIWYRDAAPMQTFTADAASQSAPQVNFNN, from the coding sequence ATGTCGGCTGTGACCGCTATCCGTTCTTTCCCAGTCCCAGCATCGGTTCGCCGTATTCTCATTGCTCTGGGTCTTGTGATGCTTGTGCCGCTGCTTTCAGCTTGCGGTTTCAATACAATTCCCACCAATGAGGAAAAAGCCAAGGCTGCGTGGAGCGAAGTGCAGAACCAGTATCAACGCCGTGCCGATCTCGTTCCCAACTTGGTTGAGACAGTGAAGGGCTATGCTGCCCACGAAAAGGAAACGCTGCAGGCTGTCATCGACGCGCGTGCCAAGGCCACGCAGGTACAGATCACGCCGGAGACGCTCAACAATCCAGAGCTTTTCAAACAGTTTCAGGACAATCAGGCAAACCTCACCAGTGCGTTATCGCGCCTGATGGTTGTTGTGGAGCGTTATCCCGATCTCAAAGCAAACCAGAACTTCCTCGCGCTGCAGTCGCAGCTTGAAGGTACGGAAAACCGTATTGCCGTGGCACGTCGCGATTATATCGAAGCGGTCCGCGTCTATAATACGACGATCCGCACCATGCCGACGATGATCTGGACATGGATCTGGTATCGTGATGCCGCGCCTATGCAGACATTCACCGCAGATGCTGCAAGCCAGTCGGCGCCTCAGGTCAACTTCAACAACTGA
- a CDS encoding YgcG family protein, which produces MLFLFANFIAFGANAQDAAKPAQVLTGRVVDAAGIIDPAERQQLIQKLADFEAKSSDQVVVVTVPSLNGEDIESYSNRLFRAWALGQKQENNGILLVVAPNDRKVRIEVGYGLEGTMTDALSSVIINGTIIPEFRTGNYSNGIVQGVDGILSVLSGDAAELEARAKRNVQTSSGSDDIDWVFVVFITFWALIFFGGFGMAILTPIFGQKIGPGKYRWLGMVMDFNSRGGSGGGGGFSGGGGGWSSGSRGGGGFSGGGGSSGGGGASGSW; this is translated from the coding sequence CTGCTTTTCCTGTTTGCGAACTTCATCGCCTTTGGCGCGAATGCGCAGGATGCAGCAAAGCCGGCACAGGTGCTGACAGGACGCGTTGTTGATGCGGCGGGGATCATTGATCCGGCTGAACGACAGCAACTCATCCAGAAGCTCGCGGATTTTGAAGCAAAATCATCCGATCAGGTGGTCGTTGTGACTGTTCCAAGCCTCAATGGCGAGGACATTGAAAGCTACTCCAATCGTTTGTTCCGCGCCTGGGCATTGGGCCAGAAGCAGGAAAACAACGGCATTCTGCTGGTTGTGGCACCAAATGATCGCAAGGTGCGTATCGAGGTCGGTTACGGGCTTGAAGGCACGATGACGGATGCGCTTTCGAGCGTCATCATCAATGGCACGATCATTCCGGAATTCCGCACGGGCAATTATTCAAACGGTATCGTGCAGGGCGTCGATGGCATTCTGTCCGTGCTGTCCGGCGATGCTGCCGAACTGGAAGCGCGTGCCAAGCGGAATGTTCAGACGAGCTCCGGTTCCGATGACATTGATTGGGTTTTCGTCGTTTTCATTACTTTCTGGGCCCTGATCTTCTTCGGCGGCTTCGGCATGGCAATCTTGACGCCGATTTTTGGCCAAAAGATCGGTCCGGGAAAATATCGCTGGCTTGGCATGGTGATGGATTTTAATTCCCGTGGCGGGTCCGGGGGCGGAGGTGGCTTTTCCGGCGGTGGTGGCGGATGGTCATCGGGCAGCAGAGGTGGCGGCGGGTTTTCCGGCGGCGGTGGTTCGTCGGGTGGTGGCGGCGCTTCGGGTAGTTGGTAA
- a CDS encoding TPM domain-containing protein, translating to MRSKNLINDQDHKRIAEAIRAAETNTSGEIYAVLARTSDDYFFAAGFVATCGILIASVIAAFLAHWYWFDIRLPMFGLAVLASFITAMLVLRFLPSIRLLLVPRRIRYKRAHLNALQQFLARNVHITEHRTGILLFVSMAEHYAEVIADAGIDVRVEQEEWNGIVATLTHHASRAEVAEGFVLAIGQAGALLERHFPAGEHDINELDDHLIEL from the coding sequence GTGCGAAGCAAAAACCTTATCAACGATCAGGATCACAAGCGTATTGCCGAGGCGATACGTGCTGCTGAAACCAATACGAGCGGTGAAATCTACGCGGTTCTGGCACGCACCAGCGATGACTATTTTTTCGCGGCGGGCTTTGTTGCGACCTGCGGCATCCTGATTGCTTCGGTGATCGCGGCGTTTCTTGCGCATTGGTACTGGTTTGATATTCGCCTGCCGATGTTTGGTCTGGCCGTGCTGGCCTCTTTTATCACAGCGATGCTGGTGCTGCGGTTTTTGCCGTCAATCCGTCTTCTGCTGGTGCCACGCCGTATTCGTTACAAGCGCGCACATCTCAACGCGCTGCAGCAGTTTCTGGCGCGCAATGTCCATATCACCGAACACCGCACCGGAATTCTGCTGTTTGTTTCCATGGCCGAACATTATGCGGAAGTCATTGCCGATGCAGGCATTGATGTGCGGGTCGAGCAGGAGGAATGGAACGGCATTGTCGCCACGCTGACGCATCATGCTTCGCGTGCGGAAGTAGCCGAAGGTTTCGTGCTGGCGATCGGTCAGGCGGGTGCATTGCTGGAACGTCATTTCCCAGCGGGCGAGCACGATATCAATGAACTGGATGACCATCTGATCGAACTTTGA
- a CDS encoding NAD-glutamate dehydrogenase — MTAKQDRSSKVKGSKASKEEKKGGQSKALIAFSQLLFEWAPPEDLAAYDAAALDKSAQYGYEALESYRKGKSIISVDNSIERHGRPVSVITIVNDNMPFLLDSIMGELNDHVSQIFMVVHPVLDIERQKDGLTILGEASQLAPAKGVERVSLVQIHLPALDKQAKADLTTAIKRVLGQVRAAVSDWKPMLKRLDDAIADYKRVQELTLDPAMPEAIAFLEWLRDDRFIFLGMRELTFKGKGEKRELVPVKETLGILNDSEVRVLRKDDDDTVTPREVTEFLDSNEPLIVTKANSLSLVHRRSYLDYIGVKIFGPNGDAIGELRLVGLFTSVAYISSVAGIPFIRSKADTVIKHLGFNREDHSGKALINVLEEYPRDELFQIDTDSLTANAELILALGERPRVRAIPRLDRFGRFATVLVYIPRDRYDSVVREKIGRYLVEIYGGDSFEFHPVFLQNGLTRVQFVIRRHERSTPHVDRDALEEEVRSIVRTWEDAVRESSDSADAKTIALASSFPQSYREIFTAPEALVDAERIAGLSAEAPLFVDFYRYRTDGPDAVSLKLYHHGAPVVLSQRVPLLENMGFRVVSEQTIDLPHAGKDGSAVYVHDMQLVNAYGAPVDLSDDGEMLEDVFRTVWDALADNDGYNALVQTARLSARQIMILRSYGRYLQQAGIAYSQGFIAAALNRYPEIASDLYSLFDLRFNPSAKRRDAAEKKLVDGIETALLGVPSADDDQILRRFRNLIEATLRTNAYQPDAEGKPRVTFAFKLNPRLVEGLPDPRPYREIFVYGPEVEGVHLRFGAVARGGLRWSDRAQDYRTEVLGLVKAQQVKNAVIVPVGAKGGFYPKRLPVGGDRNAVFEAGRDAYKVFISTLLSVTDNIHDNDVVPPADVVRHDNDDPYFVVAADKGTATFSDTANAISQAHDFWLDDAFASGGSAGYDHKGMGITARGAWEAVKRHFREFDKDIQTEPFTVAGVGDMSGDVFGNGMLLSEQIRLVAAFDHRDIFIDPNPVPADGFAERKRLFELPRSSWQDYDRSKISSGGGVYSRSQKTITLSAEAAKAIGLGKTTASPQEIMTAILKAEVDLLWFGGIGTYIRAGAETDVQVGDRANDAIRITGSEVRAKVIGEGANLGVTQRGRIEYALTRGRNNTDAIDNSAGVNCSDVEVNIKIALAAAMRSGKLKRPARDKLLVSMTDDVSELVLRNNYLQPLALSLSERQGLTELPYQARFMDELEARKLLDRKVEYLPSDAELNDRQKSGQPLTRPELAVLLAYAKLSLSDDLVASRLPDEPYFKQLLFGYFPKRMVKTYAEEISNHRLKREIIATLLANDIINRGGITFISRLADTTGKSPADIVRAYVAVRDGFEINAIYDAIDALDNKVSGDVQNQFYHLVGEMLLTTTAWVLRNDTTRANLTELVNTITTARSALEPRFDSLMPDYLIDAVQADKAAFVQKGAPEKLAQRLANLQLAGIMPDIALIAHLASADLVATAKAYFGVSEAFRIGRIEEAARTIPVTDYYDGLALSRASDTITQAARGITIAALKKHGKDKDPAAAWFAEDAARIDQIRNRMVALTEGGDLTVSRLAVAAGLMSDLTQ, encoded by the coding sequence GTGACTGCAAAGCAGGATCGGTCGAGCAAAGTTAAAGGTTCCAAGGCAAGCAAGGAGGAGAAGAAGGGAGGACAGTCGAAGGCGCTTATTGCCTTTTCGCAGCTTCTCTTCGAATGGGCACCGCCCGAAGATCTTGCGGCTTACGATGCTGCAGCGCTCGATAAATCTGCCCAGTACGGCTATGAAGCGCTGGAATCTTATCGCAAGGGCAAGAGCATCATCAGCGTCGATAACAGCATCGAACGCCATGGTCGTCCCGTCAGCGTCATTACCATTGTCAACGACAACATGCCGTTCCTGCTCGACTCGATCATGGGTGAGCTGAATGATCATGTCAGCCAGATTTTCATGGTTGTTCACCCGGTTCTCGATATCGAGCGGCAAAAGGACGGCCTTACAATTCTGGGCGAAGCTTCGCAGCTCGCACCTGCCAAGGGCGTTGAGCGCGTCAGCCTTGTGCAGATCCATCTGCCAGCCCTAGACAAGCAGGCTAAGGCCGATCTGACCACAGCCATCAAGCGCGTGCTCGGACAGGTTCGCGCGGCTGTCAGCGACTGGAAGCCGATGCTCAAGCGTCTTGATGACGCTATCGCCGATTATAAGCGCGTTCAGGAACTCACCCTTGATCCAGCCATGCCGGAGGCAATCGCCTTCCTCGAATGGCTGCGTGATGATCGCTTCATTTTCCTTGGAATGCGCGAGTTGACCTTCAAGGGCAAAGGCGAAAAGCGTGAACTGGTTCCGGTCAAGGAAACGCTTGGTATTCTCAATGACAGCGAAGTCCGTGTTCTGCGCAAGGACGATGATGATACGGTAACGCCGCGCGAGGTTACAGAATTCCTCGATAGCAACGAACCGCTCATCGTCACAAAAGCCAATTCGCTTTCACTGGTGCATCGCCGGTCTTATCTTGACTATATCGGCGTGAAGATTTTCGGGCCGAATGGCGACGCGATTGGTGAGTTGCGTCTCGTTGGTCTGTTCACATCCGTTGCTTATATCAGCTCGGTTGCCGGTATCCCGTTCATCCGTTCCAAAGCAGACACGGTTATCAAGCATCTTGGCTTCAACCGCGAAGACCATTCTGGCAAGGCACTCATCAATGTTTTGGAAGAATATCCGCGCGATGAGCTTTTCCAGATCGATACGGACAGCCTGACGGCCAATGCCGAACTGATTCTGGCTCTGGGCGAGCGCCCCCGCGTTCGTGCCATTCCTCGTCTTGACCGCTTTGGTCGTTTTGCCACCGTTCTGGTCTATATCCCGCGTGACCGCTACGACTCTGTCGTGCGGGAGAAGATTGGTCGTTATCTCGTCGAGATTTACGGCGGCGACAGCTTCGAATTCCATCCGGTCTTCCTGCAGAATGGTCTGACGCGCGTTCAGTTCGTCATCCGGCGTCATGAACGCTCCACGCCGCATGTGGATCGCGATGCGCTGGAAGAAGAAGTGCGTTCGATCGTTCGTACTTGGGAAGACGCCGTGCGTGAAAGCTCGGACAGTGCGGATGCAAAGACCATAGCTCTCGCTTCGAGCTTCCCGCAGTCCTATCGTGAAATCTTCACCGCACCGGAAGCGCTGGTCGATGCAGAGCGCATTGCTGGCCTGAGTGCAGAAGCCCCGCTTTTCGTGGACTTCTATCGCTATCGTACCGATGGCCCAGACGCGGTTTCACTCAAGCTCTATCATCATGGCGCACCGGTTGTGCTGTCGCAGCGCGTGCCGCTTCTTGAAAATATGGGCTTCCGCGTCGTCAGCGAGCAGACTATCGACTTGCCGCATGCGGGCAAGGATGGCTCTGCTGTTTACGTGCATGATATGCAGCTCGTGAATGCCTATGGTGCACCGGTTGATCTGTCCGACGATGGCGAGATGCTCGAAGATGTGTTCCGCACTGTCTGGGACGCTCTCGCTGATAATGACGGTTATAACGCCTTGGTGCAGACCGCACGTCTGAGCGCACGTCAGATCATGATCCTGCGTTCTTATGGCCGCTATCTGCAGCAGGCAGGCATCGCCTATTCGCAAGGTTTCATTGCCGCAGCACTCAACCGTTATCCGGAAATTGCCAGCGATCTCTATTCGCTGTTTGATCTGCGCTTCAACCCATCGGCCAAGCGTCGCGACGCCGCTGAAAAGAAGCTGGTTGACGGAATTGAGACTGCTCTTCTCGGTGTGCCGAGCGCGGATGATGACCAGATTCTGCGTCGTTTCCGCAACCTAATCGAAGCAACGTTGCGCACCAATGCCTATCAGCCGGATGCTGAAGGCAAGCCACGCGTGACATTCGCGTTCAAACTCAATCCGCGGCTTGTCGAAGGTCTGCCTGATCCGCGTCCATATCGTGAAATCTTTGTCTATGGCCCGGAAGTGGAAGGCGTACATTTGCGCTTCGGCGCTGTTGCGCGTGGTGGTCTGCGCTGGTCGGACCGTGCACAGGATTACCGCACAGAAGTGCTGGGCCTTGTGAAGGCACAGCAGGTCAAGAATGCTGTGATCGTGCCGGTTGGCGCCAAGGGCGGCTTCTATCCGAAGCGCCTGCCGGTTGGTGGCGATCGCAATGCCGTGTTTGAAGCCGGTCGTGATGCCTATAAGGTCTTCATCTCCACGCTTCTGTCGGTCACTGATAATATTCATGACAATGATGTTGTGCCACCTGCGGACGTGGTTCGTCACGACAATGATGATCCATACTTCGTTGTTGCTGCCGACAAGGGGACTGCAACCTTCTCCGATACGGCAAATGCGATCAGCCAGGCACATGACTTCTGGCTCGATGATGCTTTCGCATCGGGTGGCTCCGCCGGTTACGACCACAAGGGCATGGGCATCACCGCGCGTGGGGCATGGGAAGCCGTGAAGCGGCATTTCCGTGAGTTCGACAAGGATATCCAGACCGAGCCGTTTACGGTTGCCGGTGTTGGCGATATGTCGGGAGATGTGTTCGGTAACGGTATGCTGTTGTCTGAACAGATCAGGCTGGTTGCAGCCTTTGATCATCGTGACATCTTCATCGATCCGAACCCGGTTCCGGCTGACGGCTTTGCAGAACGCAAGCGTCTGTTCGAACTGCCGCGCTCAAGCTGGCAGGATTATGATCGTTCGAAGATCTCGTCAGGCGGTGGGGTTTATAGCCGCAGTCAGAAGACGATTACGCTGTCAGCTGAAGCTGCAAAGGCCATCGGCCTTGGCAAAACCACAGCTTCGCCGCAGGAAATCATGACGGCCATCCTGAAGGCGGAAGTTGATCTTCTGTGGTTCGGTGGTATCGGCACCTATATTCGAGCTGGTGCTGAAACGGACGTGCAGGTCGGTGATCGCGCCAATGATGCAATCCGTATCACGGGTTCGGAAGTTCGGGCGAAGGTGATCGGCGAGGGAGCAAATCTCGGTGTCACGCAACGCGGACGCATCGAATATGCATTGACCCGTGGCCGCAACAATACCGATGCCATCGACAACTCGGCAGGCGTCAACTGCTCCGACGTTGAGGTTAATATCAAGATTGCACTGGCCGCTGCCATGCGTTCGGGCAAGCTCAAGCGTCCGGCACGCGACAAGCTGCTGGTGAGCATGACCGATGATGTATCGGAATTGGTGCTGCGCAATAACTATCTCCAGCCGCTCGCACTTTCATTGAGCGAACGTCAGGGCCTCACGGAGCTGCCTTATCAGGCTCGTTTCATGGACGAGCTTGAAGCGCGCAAGCTGCTGGATCGCAAAGTCGAATATCTGCCATCGGATGCGGAGCTTAATGATCGCCAGAAATCAGGACAGCCGCTGACGCGTCCGGAACTTGCGGTTTTGCTCGCTTATGCCAAGCTGTCACTGTCGGACGATCTGGTGGCAAGCAGGCTCCCAGACGAGCCTTACTTTAAGCAACTACTGTTTGGTTATTTCCCGAAGCGTATGGTGAAAACCTATGCCGAGGAAATTTCCAATCACCGTTTGAAGCGCGAAATCATCGCTACTTTGCTGGCTAATGATATTATCAATCGTGGTGGTATCACTTTCATCAGCCGTCTGGCCGATACGACCGGCAAGTCGCCTGCCGACATCGTCCGCGCTTATGTGGCAGTGCGTGATGGCTTTGAGATCAATGCGATCTATGATGCTATCGATGCGCTCGATAACAAAGTGTCAGGTGATGTGCAGAACCAGTTCTATCATCTGGTTGGCGAGATGCTGCTTACGACGACGGCCTGGGTTCTGCGCAACGACACCACGCGTGCAAACCTGACAGAACTGGTGAACACGATCACCACGGCGCGTTCGGCTCTTGAGCCACGCTTCGATAGCCTGATGCCGGACTACTTGATTGATGCGGTGCAGGCCGACAAGGCAGCCTTCGTTCAGAAGGGTGCACCGGAGAAGCTTGCTCAGCGTCTGGCCAATCTGCAGCTTGCAGGTATCATGCCGGATATCGCGTTGATCGCTCATCTGGCTTCTGCCGATCTGGTTGCAACAGCAAAGGCGTATTTCGGCGTATCGGAAGCCTTCCGCATTGGCCGTATCGAAGAAGCCGCGCGCACAATTCCAGTCACCGATTATTATGACGGTCTGGCACTGTCGCGTGCGAGCGATACGATCACGCAGGCAGCGCGTGGCATCACGATTGCAGCACTGAAAAAGCACGGCAAGGACAAGGATCCGGCGGCGGCATGGTTTGCGGAAGATGCAGCACGCATCGACCAGATCAGAAACCGTATGGTTGCTCTGACCGAAGGCGGCGATCTCACCGTGTCGCGTCTGGCTGTTGCCGCCGGTCTGATGTCGGACCTGACCCAGTAA